A section of the Stenotrophomonas sp. 364 genome encodes:
- a CDS encoding DUF3106 domain-containing protein: MNKLFLRVALLLAVPTLANAASQPLPLPERDAMPAVATPATAPAIPATRAALDPAQLQELRRRYAAWQALPEPERARIRDAAQRMAALPPAQQQALRARFDAQDQRFRDGWLLGPQLGQAFPKLQGLFGYLPAEQREPALATLRQLSLDQLAQLSLVAQRTPPQERDQVRSQFLALAPGARDAWLKQNVGH, translated from the coding sequence ATGAATAAGCTCTTCCTGCGCGTGGCGCTGCTGCTGGCCGTGCCCACGTTGGCCAACGCCGCCTCCCAACCGTTGCCGTTGCCCGAACGCGACGCAATGCCGGCCGTCGCCACGCCCGCCACCGCGCCGGCCATTCCGGCCACCCGCGCCGCGCTCGACCCGGCCCAACTGCAGGAACTGCGCCGCCGCTACGCCGCCTGGCAGGCACTGCCGGAACCGGAGCGGGCGCGCATCCGCGACGCCGCCCAGCGCATGGCCGCGTTGCCGCCGGCCCAGCAGCAGGCGCTGCGCGCGCGTTTCGACGCACAGGACCAGCGCTTCCGCGACGGCTGGCTGCTGGGACCGCAACTGGGCCAGGCCTTCCCCAAGCTGCAGGGCTTGTTCGGCTACCTGCCGGCCGAACAGCGCGAACCGGCGCTGGCCACCCTGCGCCAGCTCAGCCTGGACCAGCTGGCCCAGCTCAGCCTGGTGGCGCAGCGCACCCCACCGCAGGAGCGCGACCAGGTCCGCAGCCAGTTCCTCGCGCTCGCCCCCGGCGCCCGCGACGCGTGGCTGAAGCAGAACGTCGGCCATTGA
- a CDS encoding NYN domain-containing protein encodes MTEPEKRIALLIDADNAPSSKIDVVLAEVARYGVANVRRAYGNWKSPALKGWESVLHAYAIRPIQQFAYSRGKNASDMAMVIDGMDLLYARNLDGFAIVSSDADFTPLVMRLLTDGVKVYGFGEKKTPEPFVNACSKFTYLEALGQDLAADPEVEHGNEETRPRKSGPELRSDTRLVQMLRSAVASAEADDGWSHLGPVGSQIGNQASFDSRNYGYGKLSELLAATGLFEMKKDGKSTYVRALPKKGAAKAAK; translated from the coding sequence ATGACCGAACCGGAAAAGCGCATCGCCCTGCTGATCGATGCCGACAACGCACCGTCGTCGAAGATCGACGTGGTGCTGGCCGAGGTGGCGCGCTATGGCGTGGCCAACGTGCGCCGCGCCTACGGCAACTGGAAGAGCCCGGCGCTGAAAGGCTGGGAATCGGTGCTGCATGCCTATGCGATCCGCCCGATCCAGCAGTTCGCCTACAGCCGGGGCAAGAACGCCTCGGACATGGCGATGGTGATCGATGGCATGGACCTGCTATACGCACGCAACCTGGACGGGTTTGCGATCGTCTCCAGCGATGCCGACTTCACCCCGCTGGTGATGCGCCTGCTTACCGACGGGGTCAAGGTGTACGGATTCGGAGAGAAGAAAACCCCCGAGCCGTTCGTCAATGCCTGCTCCAAGTTCACCTACCTGGAAGCGCTGGGGCAGGACCTGGCGGCAGATCCGGAGGTCGAGCACGGCAACGAGGAAACCCGGCCGCGCAAGAGTGGCCCCGAGCTGCGCAGCGACACCCGGTTGGTGCAGATGCTGCGCAGTGCGGTGGCCTCGGCCGAAGCCGACGATGGCTGGTCGCACCTGGGCCCGGTGGGCAGCCAGATCGGCAACCAGGCCTCGTTCGATTCGCGCAACTACGGCTACGGCAAGCTCAGCGAACTGCTGGCCGCCACCGGTTTGTTCGAGATGAAGAAAGACGGCAAATCCACCTATGTCCGCGCGCTGCCAAAGAAGGGCGCGGCCAAGGCGGCCAAGTGA
- a CDS encoding DUF2750 domain-containing protein, with amino-acid sequence MTTTHGDSEAGYRFGPSEVDAVLRARPEKRYAYFVNRVADWEEVWGLRNADGWVMSATDAGEQVAPFWPFRAFAERAAVGSWSNTWPERIALHAFLERWLPGLAGDGRRVCVLPDEHGQGATVEPATLKADIEEERERLE; translated from the coding sequence GTGACGACCACGCACGGCGATAGCGAGGCGGGGTATCGGTTCGGGCCGAGCGAGGTCGATGCCGTGCTGCGTGCACGGCCGGAGAAGCGCTACGCCTATTTCGTCAATCGCGTGGCCGACTGGGAAGAAGTGTGGGGATTGCGCAACGCCGATGGCTGGGTGATGTCGGCCACCGATGCGGGTGAACAGGTGGCACCGTTCTGGCCGTTCCGCGCGTTCGCCGAACGTGCGGCGGTAGGCAGCTGGTCGAACACGTGGCCGGAAAGGATCGCGCTGCACGCCTTCCTGGAGCGCTGGCTGCCCGGCCTTGCCGGTGACGGTCGGCGGGTCTGTGTCCTGCCCGACGAACACGGCCAGGGCGCCACCGTGGAGCCTGCCACGCTGAAGGCCGATATCGAAGAAGAGCGGGAAAGACTCGAATAG
- a CDS encoding nuclear transport factor 2 family protein, with the protein MTPLALLLALVGATPSATPAIDPATRAAIEATCLDYVDGQLEGDPARVARSLHPDLAKRAILGDTPDERLGLRRMSKEELVELTRQGALKTPKDQWKRSCTLLDVTGNAASVRLETPWFVDYFHMGRFGARWIIVNALWYSKPKATAK; encoded by the coding sequence ATGACCCCGCTTGCCCTGCTGCTCGCCCTTGTCGGCGCTACTCCATCGGCCACCCCCGCCATCGATCCCGCCACGCGTGCCGCGATCGAAGCCACCTGCCTGGACTACGTGGACGGCCAGCTCGAAGGCGACCCGGCCCGCGTGGCGCGTTCGCTGCACCCGGACCTGGCCAAGCGCGCGATCCTCGGCGACACCCCGGATGAGCGCCTCGGCCTGCGCCGGATGTCGAAGGAAGAGCTGGTGGAACTCACCCGGCAGGGCGCATTGAAAACCCCGAAAGACCAGTGGAAGCGCAGCTGCACGCTGCTCGACGTCACCGGCAACGCCGCCTCGGTGCGGTTGGAAACGCCGTGGTTCGTGGACTACTTCCACATGGGCCGGTTCGGCGCGCGTTGGATCATCGTCAATGCGCTGTGGTACAGCAAACCCAAGGCAACAGCAAAGTGA
- a CDS encoding MdtA/MuxA family multidrug efflux RND transporter periplasmic adaptor subunit: protein MSAPLPSRSRRLFKPLLVGAVLAAAVIAWRVLSPAPAAEAAPASTATPVRVATVVREDLVVRLKALGTVTPLHTVSLRSRVDGELLRLSFREGEHVKAGDLIAEIDPRPYQVALTRALGTQQQNLAELDNAQTQLKRYSELQAKHFVSAQDLSDQQSKVRQLQGRRQTDQAAVDEARLQLQYTRITAPVAGRMGLRNVDVGNLVRSGDTEPLATITQTTPISVLFTVPEPDLPAVVAAVRATPDLTVEAWDREERQALGSGVLSSLDNRIDTATGTLKLRAQFANADEALFPNQFVNIRLQVSSADAVVIPNAAVQFGSKGSYVYVIAPNNTSHLRNVVLGPADGERVSVREGLKAGERVVVEGIDGLREGAPVEVVPTPTTQVDAPRTGA, encoded by the coding sequence ATGTCTGCCCCGCTCCCCTCGCGTTCCCGTCGTCTGTTCAAACCGCTGTTGGTCGGGGCCGTGCTGGCCGCCGCCGTGATCGCCTGGCGGGTGTTGTCGCCCGCGCCGGCCGCCGAAGCCGCGCCCGCGAGCACTGCAACACCGGTGCGCGTGGCCACGGTGGTGCGCGAAGACCTGGTGGTGCGCCTGAAGGCGCTGGGCACGGTGACGCCGTTGCATACGGTGAGCCTGCGCAGCCGCGTGGACGGCGAACTGCTGCGGCTGTCGTTCCGCGAGGGCGAGCACGTCAAGGCCGGCGACCTGATCGCCGAGATCGACCCGCGTCCCTACCAGGTGGCATTGACGCGTGCGCTGGGCACCCAGCAGCAGAACCTGGCCGAACTGGACAACGCGCAGACCCAGCTCAAGCGTTACAGCGAACTACAGGCCAAGCACTTCGTCTCTGCCCAGGACCTGAGCGACCAGCAGAGCAAGGTGCGCCAGCTGCAGGGCCGTCGGCAGACCGACCAGGCCGCGGTGGACGAAGCCCGCCTGCAGCTGCAGTACACCCGCATCACCGCGCCGGTGGCCGGGCGCATGGGCCTGCGCAACGTGGACGTGGGCAACCTGGTGCGCAGCGGCGATACCGAACCGCTGGCCACCATCACCCAGACCACGCCGATCAGCGTGCTGTTCACCGTGCCCGAGCCGGACCTGCCAGCGGTGGTGGCCGCCGTGCGCGCCACGCCCGACCTCACGGTGGAAGCCTGGGATCGCGAAGAGCGTCAGGCGCTCGGCAGCGGCGTGCTGTCCAGCCTGGACAACCGCATCGACACCGCCACCGGCACGCTGAAGCTGCGCGCGCAGTTCGCCAATGCCGACGAGGCGCTGTTCCCCAACCAGTTCGTCAACATCCGCCTGCAGGTCAGCAGTGCCGATGCGGTGGTGATTCCCAACGCCGCCGTGCAGTTCGGCAGCAAGGGCAGCTATGTGTACGTGATCGCGCCGAACAACACCTCGCACCTGCGCAACGTGGTACTGGGCCCGGCCGATGGCGAGCGCGTCTCGGTGCGCGAAGGCCTCAAGGCCGGCGAGCGGGTGGTGGTAGAAGGCATCGACGGCCTGCGCGAAGGTGCGCCGGTGGAGGTGGTGCCCACGCCGACAACACAGGTGGACGCGCCGCGGACCGGCGCATGA
- a CDS encoding primosomal protein N' produces the protein MPSSDPAPTLSLTGGPTPQLNAPTVQVALPLPLPQWFDYAPPPGEPPQAGMVGRRLRVPFGSRELVGVVAGIGVVADGGTLRTALDWIDAQPLLGGELWASLQWLARYTHAPLGEVVSTALPAPLRRGEAVPDTHRWGWQLTADGHAQRARLRAGTRPQRLGTLLAEGVVDEDVLDARMEDWRSAARALAKRGVVERIALDHQVPVAQASAGPPPNPEQAAAIAAITRATGFGAYLLDGVTGSGKTEVYLQAIVDCLARGRQALVLVPEIGLTPQTLARFRTRLGIPVHVLHSGLNDNERARVWAAASRGEAQVIVGTRSAIFTPLPNAGLIVVDEEHDGSYKQQDGIRYHARDFALVRAKALDVPVVLGSATPSLESLHNAQAGRYTHLRLKVRAGDARPPRVRVLDVRKRPLRDGLSPEVLQGIAEHLQAGHQVLVFKNRRGYAPVLLCHDCGWTAPCQRCDAPMTVHAGGRRLQCHHCGARQSAPLACPDCGSLALQPQGIGTERLEEHLVDAFADYPVIRIDRGTTSRRDALETQLATLGDRAGILVGTQILAKGHDLPKLTLVVVVGIDEGLFSADFRASEKLAQQLIQVAGRAGRATDPGEVWLQTHHPGHPLLETLVNGGYHAFADAELQQREAAGFPPFAHLALLRAESQQVEHANAMLSAVRGLIPDDAAVERYGPMPAPMPRRAGYQRTQLLLSAPARRPLHGVLDLITPQIHALPQARKVRWSLDVDPTDLY, from the coding sequence ATGCCCAGTTCCGATCCGGCCCCCACCCTGTCGCTGACCGGTGGCCCCACGCCCCAGCTGAATGCGCCAACCGTGCAGGTGGCGCTACCGCTGCCCCTGCCCCAGTGGTTCGATTACGCCCCGCCGCCGGGCGAGCCGCCGCAGGCCGGCATGGTCGGGCGCCGGCTGCGGGTGCCGTTCGGCTCGCGCGAGCTGGTCGGGGTGGTGGCGGGCATCGGCGTGGTGGCCGATGGCGGCACGCTGCGCACCGCGCTGGACTGGATCGATGCGCAACCGCTGCTGGGCGGCGAGCTATGGGCCTCGCTGCAGTGGCTGGCGCGCTACACCCACGCCCCGCTGGGCGAGGTGGTCAGCACCGCGCTGCCGGCGCCATTGCGACGTGGCGAGGCGGTACCCGACACCCACCGCTGGGGCTGGCAGCTGACCGCCGACGGCCACGCCCAGCGCGCGCGCCTGCGTGCCGGCACCCGCCCGCAGCGGTTGGGCACGCTGCTGGCCGAGGGCGTGGTGGACGAAGACGTGCTGGACGCACGCATGGAGGACTGGCGCAGCGCCGCCCGCGCCCTGGCCAAGCGCGGCGTGGTCGAGCGGATCGCGCTGGACCATCAGGTGCCGGTTGCGCAGGCCAGCGCCGGCCCACCGCCCAACCCCGAGCAGGCGGCCGCGATCGCCGCGATCACCCGCGCGACAGGCTTCGGTGCCTACCTGCTGGACGGGGTCACCGGCAGCGGCAAGACCGAGGTGTACCTGCAGGCCATCGTGGACTGCCTGGCACGCGGCCGGCAGGCGCTGGTGCTGGTGCCGGAAATCGGCCTGACCCCGCAGACGCTGGCGCGCTTCCGCACCCGCCTGGGTATTCCGGTGCACGTGCTGCATTCGGGCTTGAACGATAACGAGCGCGCACGCGTGTGGGCTGCCGCATCGCGCGGCGAAGCGCAGGTGATCGTGGGCACGCGCTCGGCGATCTTCACCCCGCTGCCCAACGCCGGGCTGATCGTGGTGGATGAAGAACACGACGGCAGCTACAAACAGCAGGATGGCATCCGCTACCACGCGCGCGATTTCGCCCTGGTGCGGGCCAAGGCGCTGGACGTGCCGGTGGTGCTGGGCAGTGCCACGCCGTCGCTGGAATCGCTGCACAACGCGCAGGCCGGCCGTTACACCCACCTGCGCCTGAAAGTGCGCGCCGGCGATGCCCGGCCGCCGCGGGTGCGAGTGCTGGACGTGCGCAAGCGACCGCTGCGCGATGGGCTGTCGCCCGAGGTGCTGCAGGGCATTGCCGAGCACCTGCAGGCCGGCCACCAGGTGCTGGTGTTCAAGAACCGGCGCGGGTATGCGCCGGTGCTGCTGTGCCACGACTGCGGCTGGACCGCGCCGTGCCAGCGCTGCGATGCGCCGATGACCGTGCACGCCGGCGGCCGCCGCCTGCAGTGCCACCACTGCGGCGCGCGCCAGTCCGCGCCATTGGCCTGCCCCGATTGCGGCAGCCTGGCGCTGCAGCCGCAGGGCATTGGTACCGAGCGATTGGAAGAACACCTGGTCGATGCGTTCGCCGATTACCCGGTGATCCGCATCGACCGCGGCACCACCAGCCGCCGCGATGCGCTGGAAACCCAGCTGGCAACGCTGGGCGACCGTGCCGGGATCCTGGTGGGCACGCAGATCCTGGCCAAGGGCCACGACCTGCCGAAGCTGACGCTGGTGGTGGTGGTGGGCATCGATGAAGGCCTGTTCTCTGCCGATTTCCGCGCCAGCGAGAAGCTGGCCCAGCAGTTGATCCAGGTGGCCGGGCGCGCCGGGCGCGCCACCGATCCGGGCGAGGTGTGGCTGCAGACCCACCACCCCGGGCACCCGTTGCTGGAGACGCTGGTCAATGGCGGTTACCACGCCTTTGCCGACGCCGAGTTGCAGCAGCGCGAAGCGGCCGGCTTTCCACCGTTCGCGCACCTGGCGCTGCTGCGCGCCGAGTCGCAGCAGGTGGAACACGCCAACGCGATGCTCAGCGCGGTGCGCGGGCTGATTCCCGACGATGCCGCAGTGGAACGTTACGGCCCGATGCCCGCACCGATGCCGCGCCGCGCCGGGTACCAGCGTACCCAGCTGTTGCTGTCCGCGCCGGCGCGCCGGCCGCTGCACGGCGTGCTGGACCTGATCACCCCGCAGATCCACGCGCTGCCGCAGGCACGCAAGGTGCGCTGGTCGCTGGATGTGGATCCGACGGATCTGTACTAG
- a CDS encoding glutathione S-transferase: MLKIWGRHNSSNVRKVLWCAEEIAVPYESIQVGGAFGGTQSPEYRAMNPNGLVPLIEDHGLPLWESNTIVRYLAARYALGTLYPEDVVARAQSEKWMDWTTSAFSGVFRDLFWGTLRTAPADRDEARIATALVRSGELLAMADDALSRQPWLSGDDFAMGDIPLGAFIYAWFEMPIQRPQLPHLAAWYERLKQRPAYQRGVMTALT, from the coding sequence ATGCTGAAGATCTGGGGCCGCCACAATTCGAGCAACGTGCGCAAAGTCCTCTGGTGTGCCGAGGAAATCGCCGTGCCCTACGAGTCGATCCAGGTCGGCGGTGCCTTCGGCGGCACCCAGTCGCCGGAATACCGGGCGATGAACCCCAACGGTCTGGTGCCGTTGATCGAAGACCATGGCCTGCCGCTGTGGGAATCCAACACCATCGTGCGTTACCTGGCCGCGCGTTACGCGCTGGGCACGCTGTACCCCGAAGACGTGGTGGCACGCGCGCAGTCGGAGAAATGGATGGACTGGACCACCTCCGCGTTCTCGGGCGTGTTCCGCGACCTGTTCTGGGGCACCCTGCGCACCGCGCCGGCCGATCGCGATGAAGCGCGTATCGCCACCGCGCTGGTACGTTCGGGCGAACTGCTGGCCATGGCCGACGATGCGCTGTCGCGGCAGCCGTGGCTGTCCGGCGACGACTTCGCCATGGGCGATATCCCGCTGGGCGCCTTCATCTATGCCTGGTTCGAAATGCCGATCCAGCGCCCGCAGTTGCCGCACCTGGCGGCCTGGTACGAGCGCCTCAAGCAGCGCCCCGCGTACCAGCGCGGCGTCATGACCGCATTGACCTGA
- a CDS encoding NAD(P)/FAD-dependent oxidoreductase, with the protein MTRDTLPHLVIIGGGFAGLWATRALASARVRITLVDRRNHHLFQPLLYQVATAGLSAPDIAAPLRHILGDQRNVEVRLGEVTSIDKQARQITLADGSALGYDTLMLCTGATHAYFGHDEWAADAPGLKTLDDAIALRRKLLLAFERAEAEPDPARKAAWLSFAVVGGGPTGVELAGTLAEIARHTLRNEFRHIDPASAKVRLVEAGPRVLSTFPEVLSLKARRQLEKLGVEVLTGTPVSDINGDGFQLGNQFVPARTVVWAAGVAASPLARTLAVPLDRAGRVPVQPDLTIEGHPEIFVAGDLAALSQADGRPVPGVAPAAKQMGKHVAAIIRARLEDKPAPGPFKYQDFGNLATIGRMAAIVHLGRLQLSGVLAWWFWLAAHVFFLIGFRNRIVVLLNWAVAYWSYQRSARIIFGDDREDRRPKLPSDTPPPPTP; encoded by the coding sequence ATGACCCGCGATACCCTGCCCCACCTGGTGATCATCGGTGGAGGCTTCGCCGGCCTCTGGGCCACCCGGGCATTGGCCAGCGCGCGTGTGCGCATCACCCTGGTAGACCGCCGCAACCACCATCTGTTCCAGCCACTGCTGTACCAGGTGGCCACCGCCGGCCTGTCGGCGCCGGATATCGCCGCGCCGCTGCGCCACATCCTGGGCGACCAGCGCAACGTGGAAGTGCGCCTGGGCGAAGTGACCTCGATCGACAAGCAGGCCCGGCAGATCACCCTGGCCGACGGCAGCGCGCTGGGCTATGACACCCTGATGCTGTGCACGGGTGCCACCCACGCCTACTTCGGCCATGACGAATGGGCCGCCGATGCGCCAGGGCTGAAGACCCTGGACGATGCCATCGCACTGCGCCGGAAGCTGCTGCTGGCCTTCGAGCGCGCCGAGGCCGAGCCCGATCCGGCCCGCAAGGCCGCCTGGCTCAGCTTCGCGGTCGTCGGCGGCGGCCCCACCGGGGTGGAACTGGCCGGCACCCTGGCCGAGATTGCCCGGCACACACTGCGCAACGAATTCCGCCACATCGACCCGGCCAGCGCCAAGGTGCGCCTGGTGGAAGCCGGCCCGCGCGTGCTGTCGACCTTCCCCGAGGTGCTGTCGTTGAAAGCGCGCCGCCAGCTCGAAAAACTGGGCGTGGAAGTGCTCACCGGTACGCCGGTCAGCGACATCAACGGCGACGGCTTCCAGCTGGGCAACCAGTTCGTGCCGGCGCGCACCGTGGTGTGGGCCGCCGGCGTGGCCGCCTCGCCGCTGGCACGGACACTGGCAGTGCCGCTGGACCGCGCCGGCCGTGTGCCGGTACAGCCCGACCTGACCATCGAAGGCCACCCGGAGATCTTCGTCGCCGGCGACCTGGCCGCGCTCAGCCAGGCCGACGGCCGGCCGGTGCCCGGCGTGGCACCGGCAGCCAAGCAGATGGGCAAGCACGTGGCGGCGATCATCCGCGCGCGGCTGGAGGACAAACCGGCGCCGGGCCCGTTCAAGTACCAGGACTTCGGCAACCTGGCCACGATCGGGCGCATGGCGGCCATCGTGCACCTGGGCAGGCTGCAGTTGTCCGGCGTGCTGGCCTGGTGGTTCTGGCTGGCCGCACACGTGTTCTTCCTGATCGGCTTCCGCAACCGCATCGTGGTGCTGCTCAACTGGGCGGTGGCGTACTGGAGCTACCAGCGCAGTGCGCGGATCATCTTCGGGGATGACCGTGAGGACCGCAGGCCGAAGCTGCCCAGCGACACCCCGCCGCCGCCCACGCCATGA
- a CDS encoding MATE family efflux transporter, which yields MSIASPTPRLSQEVRATGLLALPLVLGHVSTGLISFVDNVIAGHHGTQTLAAVTIGTALLWLPMLIPIGTLISLTASVSQLHGAGREREIGPLFRQALWLALGLGLIMFTFLTVVPPLLPAFGIAPDIVPGATAFLHAVRWGGPALTLYFCMRYLSEGMHWTLPTMILGFGGLVILAPLGYILCYGKFGMPEMGAEGLGIASATMMWIQALCFAGYLWKTKRFAHLQLFSHFELPRWAAIWDLLRTGLPIGITVLMEGGLFIVTALLIGRLGATEAASHQIAINVAQLCFMIPMGVAEATTVRVGHAVGSGNGLGVRRAAIAGLVIILGTQMLSALVLLFGHDAIVGVYTADMGVAALASTLLLYAAAFQFPDGVQVLSAGALRGLKDTRVPMFIAMFSYWGLGMPLGAGLGLGLGMGPQGMWLGLILGLTAAAILMAWRLRVSSRRVGLAFPPAA from the coding sequence ATGTCCATCGCTTCTCCTACGCCGCGCCTTTCCCAGGAAGTGCGCGCCACCGGCCTGCTCGCGCTGCCGCTGGTGCTGGGCCATGTTTCCACCGGCCTGATCTCCTTCGTCGACAACGTCATCGCCGGCCACCACGGCACCCAGACGCTGGCTGCCGTCACCATCGGCACCGCGCTGCTGTGGCTGCCGATGCTGATCCCGATCGGCACCCTGATCTCGCTCACCGCCTCGGTGTCGCAGCTGCACGGCGCTGGGCGCGAGCGTGAGATCGGCCCGCTGTTCCGCCAGGCGCTGTGGCTGGCGCTCGGGCTGGGCCTGATCATGTTCACCTTCCTTACGGTGGTGCCGCCGCTGCTGCCGGCGTTCGGCATCGCCCCGGACATCGTGCCCGGGGCCACCGCGTTCCTGCATGCGGTGCGTTGGGGCGGTCCGGCGCTGACGCTGTATTTCTGCATGCGCTACCTCAGCGAGGGCATGCACTGGACGCTGCCGACCATGATCCTGGGCTTCGGCGGCCTGGTGATCCTGGCACCGCTGGGCTACATCCTCTGCTACGGCAAGTTCGGCATGCCGGAAATGGGCGCCGAAGGGCTGGGCATCGCCTCGGCCACGATGATGTGGATCCAGGCGCTGTGCTTTGCCGGCTACCTGTGGAAAACCAAGCGGTTCGCGCACCTGCAGCTGTTCTCGCATTTTGAGCTGCCGCGCTGGGCCGCGATCTGGGACCTGCTGCGGACCGGCCTGCCGATCGGCATCACCGTGCTGATGGAAGGCGGGCTGTTCATCGTCACCGCGCTGCTGATCGGTCGCCTGGGCGCTACCGAAGCGGCCTCGCACCAGATCGCCATCAACGTGGCGCAGCTGTGCTTCATGATCCCGATGGGCGTGGCCGAAGCCACCACCGTGCGCGTGGGCCATGCGGTGGGCAGCGGCAACGGGCTGGGCGTGCGCCGCGCGGCGATCGCCGGGCTGGTGATCATCCTGGGCACCCAGATGCTGTCCGCACTGGTGCTGCTGTTCGGCCATGACGCCATCGTCGGGGTGTACACCGCCGACATGGGCGTGGCGGCGCTGGCCTCCACGCTGCTGCTGTACGCCGCGGCGTTCCAGTTCCCCGATGGCGTGCAGGTGCTCTCGGCCGGCGCGTTGCGCGGGCTCAAGGACACCCGCGTGCCGATGTTCATCGCCATGTTCTCGTACTGGGGCCTGGGCATGCCGCTCGGCGCCGGTCTGGGCCTTGGCCTGGGCATGGGCCCGCAGGGCATGTGGCTGGGCCTGATCCTGGGCCTGACCGCCGCCGCCATCCTGATGGCCTGGCGCCTGCGCGTCAGCAGCCGCCGGGTCGGCCTGGCGTTCCCGCCCGCCGCCTGA
- a CDS encoding DUF2004 domain-containing protein, whose product MTDTTAQRQAQALAAIQQAVGTEAGEDGVDLFADHHRDELPPSYWQQHLGDVAPTSAAIIGLLEFKSAWGENESEYFDFTLPGDVTNYVVSVHFDEAGEVDGIAMES is encoded by the coding sequence ATGACCGATACAACCGCACAACGACAGGCGCAGGCACTGGCCGCCATCCAGCAGGCCGTGGGCACCGAAGCCGGCGAAGACGGCGTGGATCTGTTCGCCGACCACCACCGCGACGAACTGCCGCCCAGCTATTGGCAGCAGCACCTGGGCGACGTTGCGCCGACGTCGGCCGCCATCATCGGCCTGCTGGAATTCAAGTCGGCCTGGGGCGAAAACGAGAGCGAGTATTTCGATTTCACCCTGCCGGGGGACGTCACCAACTACGTGGTGTCGGTGCACTTCGATGAAGCCGGCGAGGTCGACGGGATCGCGATGGAAAGCTGA
- a CDS encoding trimeric intracellular cation channel family protein, translating to MLLSLIYLIAISAEAMTGALSAGRRRMDLFGVVIIACVTALGGGSLRDIVLGHYPLGWVKHPEYLGFTICAALIATWVARWMHHFRRTFLVLDGLGLICFTLIGCAVARDAGHAAPIVLISGMLTGAFGGVLRDVLCNEVPLIFQKELYAVITLFTGAAYLGLLELGVSINAATLWCLGGGFLLRLLAIHFKWEMPKFVYRDEVH from the coding sequence ATGCTGCTCTCCCTGATCTACCTCATCGCCATTTCCGCCGAAGCCATGACCGGCGCGCTGTCCGCCGGACGGCGGCGCATGGACCTGTTCGGCGTGGTCATCATTGCCTGCGTCACCGCGCTGGGCGGTGGCTCGCTGCGCGACATCGTGCTGGGCCACTATCCGCTGGGCTGGGTGAAGCACCCCGAGTACCTGGGCTTCACCATCTGCGCGGCGTTGATCGCCACCTGGGTGGCGCGCTGGATGCACCACTTCCGCCGCACCTTCCTGGTGCTGGATGGGCTGGGGCTGATCTGTTTCACCCTGATCGGCTGCGCGGTGGCGCGCGATGCCGGCCACGCCGCGCCGATCGTGCTGATCTCGGGCATGCTGACCGGCGCCTTCGGCGGCGTGCTGCGCGACGTGCTGTGCAACGAGGTGCCGCTGATCTTCCAGAAGGAACTGTATGCGGTGATCACCCTGTTCACCGGCGCGGCCTACCTGGGCCTGCTGGAGCTGGGCGTGTCGATCAACGCGGCCACGCTGTGGTGTTTGGGCGGCGGCTTCCTGCTGCGCCTGCTGGCCATCCACTTCAAATGGGAAATGCCCAAGTTCGTCTACCGCGACGAGGTGCATTGA
- a CDS encoding GIY-YIG nuclease family protein codes for MPAEPAPWYVYLLECRNGSYYAGISNDVDARFQAHLAGKGAKYTRAHPPVKLLAMRAYPDRATASKAEWQLKRQPRARKLAWLQATP; via the coding sequence ATGCCCGCTGAACCCGCCCCCTGGTACGTGTACCTGCTGGAATGCCGCAACGGCAGTTACTACGCCGGCATCAGCAACGATGTGGACGCCCGCTTCCAGGCCCATCTGGCCGGCAAGGGCGCCAAGTACACCCGCGCCCACCCGCCGGTGAAGCTGCTGGCCATGCGCGCCTACCCGGACCGGGCAACCGCCTCCAAGGCCGAATGGCAGCTCAAGCGGCAACCGCGGGCGCGCAAGCTGGCGTGGCTGCAGGCCACCCCGTAG